TTCTTCGGCAGCTTGACGGAAGCCCGCGCGGCGGGGCTCCGGCCCTGCAAGCGATGTCGTCCGGACGGTTTTTACCGGGGCGAGGATCCGGATCACGACCGCCTGGCGGCGGTCCTCGCCGAGATCCGTCGCGATCCGACCGCCTTTTCGACGGTCACCGCTCTCGCCGAGCACCTGGGAGTCGGCGCCTCGAAGCTCACCGGCTTGGTGCGCCGACATCTGCACACCACCCCGGCGGAGCTTCTCCACCGCCTGCGGATCGCCGCCGCCCAGCGCCTGCTGGCGGCCGGCGAGGCGACCGCCACGGATGTCGCCTTCGCCGTCGGCTACGAGTCGGTCTCGGCGTTCTACGACCGTTTCAAGGCGGCGACCGGCCTCACCCCCGGTGCCTACGCAAACCTGGGATCGAGACCTTACTTCGAGCTGGTGCTGCCAACGCCTTTTCGCGCGGCCACCCCGTTGCGGCTACTCGGCCGCGATCCCCAGAGCACCCTCGAACGCTCCAGCGAGGATCGAGCCGTCAAAGCACTCGAATTGCCTTCCGGACCGGCGCTGCTGGAGCTTCGTTTCGAGGCCGATCGGGTGCTCTGTTCCCTCGCCAGCATGCACCGACCTCCGGCAGCCGAGGATCTGCGCGCGGCCCACGCGGTGGCGGTGCGTTTCCTGGGGCTGGGCCCGGACCCGATGGCCTTCGAGGGTCTAGCGGCGGAAACTTCCCTCGCGCCGTGGGTTGCGCGCCATGCCGGTCTGCGAGTGCCGCTCACCGCCAGTCCGTGGGAAGCCTTGGTCTGGGCGGTGGTCGGCCAGCAGGTGAACCTCGCCTTCGCCTACACCCTGCGCCGCCGGTTGGCGGCACGCTGCGGCCGGCCGGTGGGTGACCTGGTCGCCCACCCTTCGCCCCAAGCGGTCGCCGAACTGCACGCCGAGGACCTCCTGAAGCTCCAATTCTCGCGCTCCAAAGCCGCCTACTTGATCGACTTTGCCCGCCGGATCACCGCCGGAGATCTGCCCCTGAACGGCCTGGCCGACGGCACCGCGACGGAGGCGGAGCGGCGCCTACTGGAGCTGCGCGGCGTCGGTCCCTGGACCGCCGGCTACATGCTGTTGCGCGGTTTCGGCTTTCACAATGCCGCGCCGATCGGCGACGCCGGCCTCGGCCAGGCCATCGAGCGCCTCGCAGGCCTCACCGGCCGCGCCGCCGCCGCCCAGCAGGCGAAGTGGCTGGCGCCCTTCGCTCCGTATCGCGGGCTGGCGGTGTTTCATCTGTGGGAGTCGCTGGTGGCACCGGCATGAGCGTCGCCACCCTCCACGCCACCTGGCTGGCGACGGACTTCGGACCGTTCTTCGTCGCGACGGATGAAGAGGGCCACCTGGTGCGCGCCAGCTTCAGCCCCAAAAAGTACGCACCGGGCAAGCTGCGCGGCGCCCGCATCCGGTGGAATGACGAGCCCTGC
This DNA window, taken from Acidobacteriota bacterium, encodes the following:
- a CDS encoding Ada metal-binding domain-containing protein; this encodes METLPLESLPLAGRSMNSGAPPDGSRESMLSRMYASDPTADGLFLTGVLSTGIYCLPSCRARKPKAKNVEFFGSLTEARAAGLRPCKRCRPDGFYRGEDPDHDRLAAVLAEIRRDPTAFSTVTALAEHLGVGASKLTGLVRRHLHTTPAELLHRLRIAAAQRLLAAGEATATDVAFAVGYESVSAFYDRFKAATGLTPGAYANLGSRPYFELVLPTPFRAATPLRLLGRDPQSTLERSSEDRAVKALELPSGPALLELRFEADRVLCSLASMHRPPAAEDLRAAHAVAVRFLGLGPDPMAFEGLAAETSLAPWVARHAGLRVPLTASPWEALVWAVVGQQVNLAFAYTLRRRLAARCGRPVGDLVAHPSPQAVAELHAEDLLKLQFSRSKAAYLIDFARRITAGDLPLNGLADGTATEAERRLLELRGVGPWTAGYMLLRGFGFHNAAPIGDAGLGQAIERLAGLTGRAAAAQQAKWLAPFAPYRGLAVFHLWESLVAPA